Proteins from a genomic interval of Sphingopyxis sp. QXT-31:
- a CDS encoding 50S ribosomal protein L11 methyltransferase → MSWIVSLPCTRAEAEALSGEIPALDAAPEAPVVVTREIDEEAGQWQLDAYMDDQPGAALLKLLQSLVPSAKGAKPVVAELPEEDWVTLSQQGLEPVQAGRFFVHTSSHADRVPAGATPFLIDASQAFGTGGHDTTAGCLAMLDRLARQGVSPRNIADIGTGTGLLAFAAMALWPRARTIASDIDPASIFVTRDNAAINGVPLGRGGGRLAVAVAPGTDHASIRHRAPYDLVIANILAGPLITLAPDIASVTARGGRAILAGLIARQMEPVLAAYRAQGFRLVARGGSADWPCLLLEKRRRHGYRRKERAFHRTDPADASFGSW, encoded by the coding sequence ATGAGCTGGATCGTCTCGCTCCCCTGCACGCGCGCCGAGGCCGAGGCGCTATCGGGGGAAATTCCCGCGCTCGACGCCGCGCCCGAGGCGCCCGTCGTGGTGACGCGCGAGATCGACGAGGAGGCCGGGCAATGGCAGCTCGACGCCTATATGGACGACCAGCCCGGCGCCGCGCTGTTGAAGCTGCTCCAGTCGCTTGTCCCGAGCGCGAAGGGCGCCAAACCCGTCGTCGCCGAACTGCCCGAGGAGGATTGGGTCACGCTGTCGCAGCAGGGGCTGGAGCCGGTGCAGGCGGGGCGCTTCTTCGTCCACACCAGCAGTCACGCCGACCGCGTACCCGCGGGCGCGACGCCCTTCCTGATCGACGCGAGCCAGGCCTTCGGCACCGGCGGGCACGACACCACCGCGGGCTGCCTGGCGATGCTCGACCGGCTGGCGCGGCAGGGCGTAAGCCCGCGCAACATCGCCGATATCGGCACCGGCACCGGGCTGCTCGCCTTTGCGGCGATGGCGCTGTGGCCGCGCGCGCGAACGATCGCGTCGGACATCGACCCCGCAAGCATCTTCGTGACCAGGGACAATGCCGCGATCAACGGCGTGCCGCTGGGGCGCGGCGGCGGGCGGCTGGCGGTCGCGGTCGCGCCGGGGACCGACCATGCGTCGATCCGCCACCGCGCGCCCTATGATCTCGTCATCGCGAACATCCTCGCCGGGCCGCTGATCACCCTTGCCCCCGATATCGCGAGCGTCACCGCGCGCGGCGGCCGCGCGATCCTCGCAGGGCTGATCGCGCGCCAGATGGAGCCGGTGCTGGCGGCCTATCGCGCGCAGGGCTTCCGCCTCGTCGCGCGCGGCGGCAGCGCCGACTGGCCGTGCCTGTTGCTGGAGAAGCGGCGGCGCCATGGATACCGCCGCAAGGAACGCGCCTTCCACCGCACCGACCCGGCCGACGCGAGCTTCGGTAGCTGGTGA
- the phhA gene encoding phenylalanine 4-monooxygenase: protein MKDGFTHVHESPPPGAAADWTISQDWDAFTADEHKMWDRLFARQSAMLPGRAAEAFLRGIDVLRLEKPGIPDYRELNARLTAATGWRVVAVPGLVPDAVFFDHLANRRFPAGNFIRTPEQLDYLKEPDVFHDVFGHVPMLADPVFADYMVAYGEGGLRSLKFDALKQLARLYWYTVEFGLIREAGGLRIYGAGIVSSYAESVFALDSDSPNRIGFDLARVMRTDYRIDDFQQNYFVIESLDQLLGTTVNTDFAPLYAANDALPPIAIADILPGDEVITRGTQDYALAKLTA from the coding sequence ATGAAAGACGGCTTTACCCACGTCCACGAAAGCCCGCCGCCCGGCGCCGCGGCCGACTGGACGATTTCGCAGGATTGGGACGCCTTCACCGCCGACGAGCATAAGATGTGGGACCGGCTGTTCGCGCGCCAGTCGGCGATGCTGCCGGGCCGCGCTGCCGAAGCCTTCCTCCGCGGCATCGACGTGCTGCGGCTCGAAAAACCGGGCATTCCGGACTATCGCGAGCTCAACGCGCGGTTGACGGCGGCGACGGGGTGGCGGGTCGTCGCGGTGCCGGGGCTCGTCCCCGACGCGGTGTTTTTCGACCATCTCGCGAACCGCCGCTTTCCCGCGGGCAATTTCATCCGCACCCCCGAACAGCTGGACTATCTGAAAGAGCCCGACGTCTTCCACGACGTCTTCGGCCATGTCCCGATGCTCGCCGACCCGGTGTTCGCCGACTATATGGTGGCGTATGGCGAGGGCGGGCTGCGCAGCCTGAAATTCGACGCGCTGAAACAGCTCGCGCGGCTGTACTGGTACACGGTCGAATTCGGGCTGATCCGCGAGGCGGGCGGCCTGCGCATCTACGGCGCGGGCATCGTGTCGAGCTACGCCGAGAGCGTTTTCGCGCTCGACAGCGACAGCCCGAACCGCATCGGCTTCGATCTCGCGCGGGTGATGCGCACCGACTACCGGATCGACGATTTCCAGCAGAATTATTTCGTGATCGAGAGCCTCGATCAGCTGCTGGGCACCACGGTGAATACCGACTTCGCGCCGCTCTATGCCGCGAATGACGCACTGCCGCCGATCGCCATCGCCGACATATTGCCCGGCGACGAAGTGATTACGCGCGGCACGCAGGATTATGCGCTGGCGAAGCTCACCGCTTAA
- a CDS encoding PepSY-associated TM helix domain-containing protein, translating to MTDSNRIPLYRTIWRWHFYAGLFVIPFILILSVTGAAYLFKPQLDRWEERGWRGLPTASAVDADAQVAAALGDFPGASFHYYRIPEAPGDAAVVHLGLSNGTMRDVAVSPQGQVIGSADSERRLSAWLAKIHGSLLIGRTGGLIVELAASWAIVMILTGLYLWWPRGRGPAGVVWPRLSLGGRAALRDLHAVTGFWVSGLALVLLLTALPWTDVWASSFRALRAEMGWVSGAQDWKSGGADHHAAHDHDAMAMADHGGHAAPAVPLARIVALAKAEQMPAPAIVQPPGAPNLFGPPNGNVWTLTTQTQNRPLVRKVGYDPVTGAEVSRSGFADKHAIDRAVGYGIAWHEGQLFGWVNQVIGVATALALFTLAISGFLMWRRRKPGDALGAPPTLRDPARLKGAAAILLLLAALLPLLAASLLLLWIAERLILPHLPRAGRWLGVARA from the coding sequence ATGACCGACAGCAACCGCATTCCGCTCTATCGCACGATCTGGCGCTGGCATTTCTATGCCGGGCTGTTCGTCATCCCCTTCATCCTCATCTTGTCGGTGACGGGCGCGGCCTATCTGTTCAAGCCGCAGCTCGACCGGTGGGAGGAGCGCGGCTGGCGCGGCCTGCCGACCGCGAGCGCGGTCGATGCCGATGCGCAGGTCGCCGCCGCGCTCGGCGATTTTCCGGGCGCCAGTTTTCATTATTATCGGATTCCCGAGGCGCCCGGCGACGCCGCGGTCGTCCATCTCGGTCTCTCCAACGGCACGATGCGCGACGTTGCGGTGTCGCCGCAGGGGCAAGTAATCGGCTCGGCCGATTCCGAGCGGCGCCTCTCGGCGTGGCTCGCGAAAATCCACGGCAGCCTGTTGATCGGGCGTACGGGCGGCCTGATCGTCGAACTCGCCGCCAGCTGGGCGATCGTGATGATCCTGACCGGCCTCTATCTATGGTGGCCGCGCGGGCGCGGGCCGGCGGGGGTGGTCTGGCCGCGGCTGTCGCTCGGCGGCAGGGCGGCGCTGCGCGACCTGCACGCGGTGACCGGCTTCTGGGTATCGGGCCTCGCGCTCGTGCTGCTGCTCACCGCGCTGCCCTGGACCGACGTCTGGGCCAGCAGCTTCCGCGCGCTGCGCGCCGAGATGGGTTGGGTATCGGGCGCGCAGGACTGGAAGAGCGGCGGCGCCGACCACCACGCCGCGCACGACCATGATGCGATGGCGATGGCCGATCATGGCGGGCATGCGGCGCCCGCTGTCCCGCTCGCCCGCATCGTCGCGCTGGCCAAAGCCGAGCAGATGCCCGCCCCCGCGATCGTCCAGCCGCCCGGCGCGCCCAACCTGTTCGGGCCGCCCAACGGCAATGTCTGGACGCTGACGACGCAGACGCAGAACCGCCCGCTGGTGCGCAAGGTCGGCTACGACCCCGTGACCGGCGCCGAAGTGTCGCGCAGCGGTTTCGCCGACAAGCACGCCATCGACCGCGCGGTCGGTTACGGCATCGCCTGGCACGAGGGGCAGCTGTTCGGCTGGGTCAATCAAGTCATCGGCGTGGCGACCGCGCTCGCGCTCTTCACCCTCGCGATCTCGGGTTTCCTGATGTGGCGCCGCCGCAAGCCTGGGGATGCGCTCGGTGCGCCGCCAACCCTGCGCGACCCGGCGCGGCTGAAGGGCGCCGCGGCGATCCTGCTGCTCCTCGCCGCCCTGCTGCCCTTGCTCGCGGCATCGCTGCTCTTGCTGTGGATCGCCGAAAGGCTCATCCTGCCGCATCTCCCGCGCGCGGGGCGCTGGCTCGGAGTCGCGCGCGCGTAA
- a CDS encoding TonB-dependent receptor family protein, translating into MKNHATRAAPLLALAFVPFAAHAEEATDATIIVTAPQLTDAAEAQIAKTPGGADVVGHEDYADKSIMSLRDTLAFSPGVYLQPRYGQEVRISIRGSGLSRGFHMRGLTLLQDGVPINLADDNGDFQELEPIFFDHLEVWRGANALRFGSGTLGGAVNGVTPTGRTAEGFYLRGDVGSFDSYRGLVSAGIAGDRVDAWGAISADTSDGDRAHVKRRSFRFHGNVGMQFSDVVSNRLYVSFNNIDQEIPGALTRAQALTTPRMANAGAVALDQARDIDSLRFQNRTRFDWGALTLDVGAFINAKSLYHPIFEVIDQESLDRGGYFRFDYAGDIVEATIGGELRVGDIGSKRFVNLAGKRGAVRFNADQDARAATLYGELRVKPVERLSLIAGGIYADGERKQVINFNAAAPAQNGTVGRADFVAFSPKFGLLFEPAADVQLYANYSRSVEFPGFNELAQIASFVALDPQRAWTAEVGTRGKTGPLGWDLTYYRSDIKGELLQFNVGPAIPASTFNAGRTRHEGVEAAVQLDLTDWLRLRQVYNWSNFRFRGDADYGDNRLPVVPRHVYRAELRIGTDALHVAPNLEWVPDGPFADYRNLVSTPGYALIGVTGGARIAEGIDAFVDIRNITGKKAIGDISAAITVTPTSAIYYPVEGRAISAGLRARF; encoded by the coding sequence ATGAAGAATCACGCTACCCGCGCGGCGCCCTTGCTCGCGCTCGCCTTCGTTCCGTTCGCCGCCCATGCCGAAGAGGCCACCGACGCCACCATCATCGTCACCGCACCGCAGCTCACCGACGCCGCCGAGGCCCAGATCGCGAAGACCCCCGGCGGCGCCGACGTCGTCGGTCATGAGGATTATGCCGACAAGTCGATCATGTCCCTGCGCGACACGCTCGCCTTCTCGCCCGGCGTCTATCTCCAGCCGCGCTACGGGCAGGAGGTGCGGATCTCGATCCGCGGGTCGGGTCTGTCGCGCGGTTTCCATATGCGCGGGCTGACGCTGCTGCAGGACGGGGTGCCGATCAACCTCGCCGACGACAATGGCGATTTCCAGGAGCTGGAACCGATCTTCTTCGACCATCTTGAGGTCTGGCGCGGCGCCAATGCGCTGCGCTTCGGCTCGGGCACCTTGGGCGGGGCGGTCAACGGCGTGACCCCGACCGGGCGTACCGCCGAGGGCTTTTACCTGCGCGGCGACGTCGGCAGTTTCGACAGCTACCGCGGTCTCGTCTCGGCGGGCATCGCCGGCGACCGCGTCGATGCCTGGGGCGCGATCAGCGCCGACACCTCGGACGGCGACCGCGCTCATGTGAAGCGTCGCAGCTTCCGCTTTCACGGCAATGTCGGGATGCAATTCAGCGATGTCGTATCGAACCGGCTCTATGTCAGTTTCAACAACATCGATCAGGAGATTCCGGGCGCACTGACGCGCGCGCAGGCGTTGACGACGCCGCGTATGGCGAACGCCGGTGCGGTCGCGCTCGATCAGGCTCGCGACATCGATTCGCTGCGCTTCCAGAACCGCACGCGCTTCGACTGGGGTGCGCTGACGCTCGACGTCGGCGCGTTCATCAACGCCAAGTCGCTCTACCATCCGATCTTCGAAGTGATCGACCAGGAAAGCCTCGACCGCGGCGGCTACTTCCGCTTCGACTATGCGGGCGATATCGTCGAGGCGACCATCGGCGGCGAACTGCGCGTCGGGGACATCGGGTCGAAACGCTTCGTCAATCTCGCGGGCAAGCGCGGCGCGGTGCGCTTCAACGCGGATCAGGACGCGCGCGCCGCGACGCTTTATGGCGAACTGCGCGTGAAGCCGGTGGAGAGGCTGTCGCTGATTGCGGGCGGCATTTACGCCGACGGCGAGCGCAAGCAGGTGATCAATTTCAACGCTGCCGCGCCGGCGCAGAACGGCACGGTCGGGCGCGCCGACTTCGTTGCTTTCTCGCCCAAGTTCGGCTTGCTGTTCGAACCCGCCGCGGACGTCCAGCTTTACGCCAATTACAGCCGCTCGGTCGAATTCCCAGGCTTCAACGAACTGGCGCAGATCGCGAGCTTCGTCGCGCTCGACCCGCAGCGGGCCTGGACCGCCGAGGTCGGTACGCGCGGGAAAACCGGACCGCTCGGCTGGGACCTCACCTATTATCGCAGCGATATCAAGGGTGAGCTTCTGCAATTCAATGTCGGCCCGGCGATCCCGGCCTCGACCTTCAACGCCGGGCGCACGCGCCATGAAGGCGTCGAGGCTGCGGTGCAGCTCGACCTGACGGACTGGCTGCGGCTGCGGCAGGTCTATAACTGGAGCAACTTCCGCTTCCGGGGCGACGCCGACTATGGCGACAATCGCCTGCCGGTGGTGCCGAGGCATGTCTACCGCGCCGAATTGCGCATCGGCACCGACGCGCTTCACGTCGCGCCGAACCTCGAATGGGTGCCCGACGGTCCTTTCGCCGACTATCGCAATCTCGTCTCCACCCCCGGCTACGCGCTGATCGGTGTCACCGGCGGCGCGCGGATCGCTGAGGGCATCGATGCCTTCGTCGATATCCGCAATATCACCGGCAAGAAAGCGATCGGCGATATCAGCGCGGCTATAACAGTAACGCCGACCTCGGCGATCTATTACCCCGTCGAGGGCCGCGCGATCTCCGCCGGCCTCCGCGCGCGCTTCTAA
- a CDS encoding DUF2946 family protein produces MGLLAAFRRPGILLLLPLLLALAARILVAPGWMIETDASGSITVRICSDPSNPGGTMTIPIEKAAGHDGEAQQHCPWGALAVAPIVPAEPVLPAAPLAVEPAPVAIPSLGFAPGIASPLPPSTGPPLFA; encoded by the coding sequence GTGGGCCTCCTCGCCGCCTTTCGCCGTCCGGGCATCCTCCTGTTGCTGCCGTTGCTGCTCGCGCTCGCCGCGCGCATCCTCGTCGCGCCGGGCTGGATGATCGAGACCGACGCGTCGGGGTCGATCACCGTGCGTATCTGCTCGGACCCGAGCAATCCTGGCGGCACGATGACGATCCCGATCGAAAAGGCCGCGGGCCACGATGGCGAGGCGCAGCAGCATTGCCCGTGGGGCGCGCTCGCGGTCGCGCCGATCGTGCCCGCCGAACCCGTGCTGCCCGCCGCGCCGCTGGCGGTCGAACCCGCACCGGTCGCGATACCCTCGCTCGGTTTTGCCCCCGGCATTGCCTCGCCGCTGCCGCCGAGTACCGGACCGCCCCTCTTCGCTTGA
- a CDS encoding sterol desaturase family protein gives MAQRDYLQNLMRDLESHTEVRRFGSGWLSGFFALLFAVVGFGLVIALRFPDWFATPELAIVKDWGGFRGVVHLILLASYGLALLSLLLRPRKVLGATALIVALTATLIGGANVQPAETRDWGIFFGLDFFVVNLLITGFMFAPLERAFPHRRTQRLFRTEWREDLFYYLVSTMFVQVLGFLALAPSTIINENTSNWEAFRATVASLPWVVQFVIVLVASDLAQYFFHRSFHRWPFLWGFHAVHHSAKSMDWLAGSRMHFIEIILLRAITSLPLFTLGFSPSVMQAYIGFVYVWSSLLHANVGGNFNRLGHWIATPRFHHWHHGLEREAFDVNFAIHFPWIDKLFGTFHLPKDRWPENYGIPEDVPRSYWGQLLYPWTRTGKKTDETPAE, from the coding sequence ATGGCACAGCGTGATTATCTTCAGAATCTGATGCGCGATCTCGAATCGCACACCGAGGTGCGGCGCTTCGGCAGCGGCTGGCTGTCGGGCTTTTTCGCGCTGCTCTTTGCGGTCGTCGGTTTCGGCCTGGTCATCGCGCTGCGCTTCCCCGACTGGTTCGCAACCCCCGAACTCGCCATCGTCAAGGACTGGGGCGGCTTCCGCGGCGTCGTCCATCTGATCCTGCTCGCCAGTTACGGCCTCGCATTGCTCAGCCTGCTGCTGCGCCCGCGCAAGGTGCTCGGCGCGACCGCGCTGATCGTAGCGCTCACCGCGACCCTGATCGGCGGGGCGAACGTCCAGCCCGCGGAGACGCGCGACTGGGGCATTTTCTTCGGGCTCGACTTCTTCGTCGTGAACCTGCTGATCACCGGTTTCATGTTCGCGCCGCTCGAGCGCGCTTTCCCGCATCGCCGGACGCAGCGGTTGTTCCGCACCGAATGGCGCGAGGATCTCTTTTATTATCTGGTCAGCACGATGTTCGTGCAGGTGCTGGGCTTCCTCGCGCTCGCGCCCTCGACGATCATCAACGAGAATACGAGCAATTGGGAGGCGTTCCGCGCGACCGTCGCCTCGCTGCCGTGGGTGGTCCAGTTCGTCATCGTGCTCGTCGCGTCGGACTTGGCGCAATATTTCTTCCACCGCAGCTTCCACCGCTGGCCGTTCCTGTGGGGTTTCCACGCGGTGCACCACAGCGCCAAGTCGATGGACTGGCTCGCGGGATCGCGGATGCATTTTATCGAGATCATCCTGCTGCGCGCGATCACCTCGCTGCCGCTCTTCACGCTCGGTTTCAGCCCCTCGGTGATGCAGGCCTATATCGGCTTCGTCTATGTCTGGTCGTCACTGCTCCACGCCAATGTCGGGGGCAATTTCAATCGCCTCGGCCACTGGATCGCGACGCCGCGCTTCCACCACTGGCACCACGGGCTCGAGCGCGAGGCGTTCGACGTCAATTTTGCGATCCACTTCCCGTGGATCGACAAGCTCTTCGGCACCTTCCATTTGCCCAAGGACCGCTGGCCCGAAAATTACGGCATCCCCGAGGATGTGCCGCGGAGCTATTGGGGGCAACTCCTCTATCCCTGGACGCGCACCGGCAAGAAGACCGACGAGACGCCGGCGGAATAG
- the ligA gene encoding NAD-dependent DNA ligase LigA has product MTEIESLSEADAANELMRLAKQIAYHSKRYHAEDAPEISDADYDALVRRNNELEAAFPQLIRADSPNNAVGAAVEASPLAKVTHRQRMMSLDNAFGDDDVAEFIARVRRFLNLPEDEIVALTAEDKIDGLSCSLRYEKGRLVQAATRGDGSVGEDVTPNVATIKDIPQELKGEVPDVFEIRGEVYMAKADFTALNARLMEEGQALAAQREAEFDPATVRQFANPRNAAAGSLRQKDASVTASRPLRFLAHGWGEVSDLPADTQYDMMKRIAAWGIPVSPLLKRFESVGDVLAHYRMIEAERAELPYDIDGVVYKVDRLDWQARLGFVAKAPRWAIAHKFPAERAQTTLEAIDIQVGRTGKLTPVGRLTPVTVGGVVVSNVTLHNRDEIGRLGVRPGDRVVIQRAGDVIPQVVENLTRDEARAAYLFPDHCPVCNSEAVAEEGEVDVRCTGGLICNAQKFERLRHFVSRGALDIEGLGEKSIQEFLDLGWLDKGPADIFRLKGHRDELLTREGWKEKSVDNLFAAIEAKRQPDAARLLFGLGIRHIGAVTARDLLKGLGDIARLPEAAAGIQGWLAANPQGEGESDGKYLARRMEAIKAILEVRADGIGPAVAEALGDFFHEPHNRELWDDLLSEVSPPPYVVETRESKVSGMTVVFTGKLETMSRDEAKAQAEALGAKAAGSVSAKTDLVVAGPGAGSKLKQASALGIRVIDEADWAAIVAAAG; this is encoded by the coding sequence ATGACCGAGATTGAATCGCTGTCCGAAGCCGATGCCGCCAACGAATTGATGCGGCTGGCTAAACAGATCGCCTATCACAGCAAGCGCTATCATGCCGAGGACGCGCCCGAGATTTCGGACGCCGATTATGACGCGCTGGTCCGCCGCAACAACGAACTCGAAGCCGCTTTCCCGCAGCTGATCCGCGCCGACAGCCCGAACAATGCGGTCGGCGCCGCGGTCGAGGCGTCGCCGCTCGCCAAGGTTACGCACCGCCAGCGGATGATGAGCCTCGACAATGCGTTCGGCGACGACGATGTCGCCGAGTTCATCGCGCGCGTCCGGCGCTTCCTCAACCTGCCCGAGGATGAAATCGTCGCGCTGACCGCCGAGGACAAGATCGACGGCCTCTCCTGCTCGCTGCGCTACGAAAAGGGTCGGCTCGTCCAGGCCGCGACGCGCGGCGACGGCAGCGTCGGCGAGGACGTCACCCCCAACGTCGCGACGATCAAGGACATCCCGCAGGAACTGAAGGGCGAGGTCCCCGACGTCTTCGAGATCCGCGGCGAGGTCTATATGGCCAAGGCCGACTTCACCGCGCTCAACGCGCGGCTGATGGAGGAGGGTCAGGCGCTCGCGGCGCAACGCGAGGCCGAATTCGACCCGGCGACCGTCCGCCAGTTCGCCAATCCGCGCAACGCCGCCGCGGGCTCGCTGCGCCAGAAGGATGCGAGCGTCACCGCGTCGCGCCCGCTGCGCTTCCTCGCGCACGGCTGGGGCGAGGTCAGCGACCTGCCCGCCGACACGCAGTATGACATGATGAAGCGGATCGCGGCATGGGGCATCCCCGTGTCGCCGCTGCTGAAGCGTTTCGAAAGCGTCGGGGACGTCCTCGCACATTACCGGATGATCGAAGCCGAGCGCGCCGAACTGCCCTATGATATCGACGGCGTCGTCTACAAGGTCGACCGGCTCGACTGGCAGGCGCGGCTGGGTTTCGTGGCGAAGGCGCCGCGCTGGGCGATCGCGCATAAATTCCCCGCCGAGCGCGCGCAGACCACGCTGGAGGCCATCGACATCCAGGTCGGCCGCACCGGCAAGCTCACCCCCGTCGGGCGCCTCACCCCCGTCACGGTCGGCGGCGTCGTCGTCTCGAACGTCACCCTCCACAACCGCGACGAGATCGGCAGGTTGGGCGTCCGCCCCGGCGACCGCGTCGTCATCCAGCGCGCGGGCGACGTGATCCCGCAGGTCGTCGAGAACCTCACTCGCGACGAAGCGCGCGCCGCTTACCTGTTCCCCGACCATTGCCCCGTCTGCAACAGCGAGGCGGTCGCCGAGGAGGGCGAGGTCGATGTCCGCTGCACCGGCGGCCTCATCTGCAACGCGCAGAAGTTCGAGCGCCTGCGCCACTTCGTCAGCCGCGGCGCGCTCGATATCGAGGGGCTGGGCGAAAAGAGCATCCAGGAATTCCTCGACTTGGGCTGGCTCGACAAGGGGCCTGCCGACATCTTCCGCCTGAAGGGGCATCGCGACGAACTCCTTACCCGCGAGGGGTGGAAGGAGAAGTCGGTCGACAATCTCTTCGCCGCGATCGAGGCGAAGCGGCAGCCCGATGCCGCGCGGCTGCTCTTCGGGCTCGGCATCCGCCATATCGGCGCGGTGACCGCGCGCGACCTGCTCAAGGGCCTCGGCGACATCGCGCGGCTTCCCGAAGCGGCGGCAGGCATCCAGGGCTGGCTCGCCGCCAATCCGCAGGGCGAGGGCGAATCGGACGGCAAATATCTCGCGCGCCGGATGGAGGCGATCAAGGCGATCCTCGAGGTGCGCGCCGACGGCATCGGCCCCGCGGTCGCCGAGGCGCTCGGCGATTTCTTCCACGAACCGCACAACCGCGAATTATGGGACGATCTGTTGAGCGAAGTCTCGCCGCCGCCCTATGTCGTCGAGACGCGCGAGAGCAAAGTGTCGGGCATGACCGTGGTCTTCACCGGCAAGCTCGAAACGATGAGCCGCGACGAGGCCAAGGCGCAGGCCGAGGCGCTCGGCGCCAAGGCCGCGGGCAGCGTCAGCGCCAAGACCGACCTGGTGGTCGCGGGTCCGGGCGCGGGGTCGAAACTCAAACAAGCCTCGGCGCTCGGCATCCGCGTGATCGACGAGGCCGACTGGGCGGCGATCGTGGCCGCGGCGGGTTAG
- a CDS encoding putative quinol monooxygenase — protein MNRREHLALLAMAAALLPATKLRALEDIMEEADPHYGLIGQMLAQPGKRAELVAALTEGTGAMPGNIAYLIGEDSANPDAIWIVELWDSKESHAASLALPAVQAAIRKGRPLIAGFGTRAEFKPVAKTGA, from the coding sequence ATGAACCGCCGCGAGCATCTCGCCCTGCTCGCGATGGCAGCGGCGCTGCTGCCAGCGACGAAGCTGCGCGCCCTGGAGGACATCATGGAAGAAGCCGACCCGCACTATGGCCTCATCGGCCAGATGCTCGCACAGCCCGGCAAGCGTGCCGAACTGGTCGCGGCGCTGACCGAAGGCACCGGCGCGATGCCCGGCAACATCGCCTATCTGATCGGCGAGGACAGCGCGAACCCCGACGCGATCTGGATCGTCGAGCTGTGGGACAGCAAGGAATCGCACGCCGCCTCGCTGGCGCTGCCCGCGGTGCAGGCGGCGATCCGGAAAGGTCGCCCGCTGATCGCAGGATTTGGTACTCGCGCCGAGTTCAAGCCGGTGGCAAAGACCGGTGCATGA
- a CDS encoding GNAT family N-acetyltransferase, whose protein sequence is MTDHPLDRPVWSMLTGRQAHLAEGGLPAFRVDRGYGVFGVAADTGAEAQAALAALIPADGELWIVEGEPWPIPPGAREIKRAILAQMVAEGPPPAPREGEPGMIALGDADAAEMAALADHAKPGPWGPKTHLYGPFFGIREEGRLLAMAGQRMLMPGMAEVSGVATWEDCRGRGLARALIGHVMREMVARGETPFLHSYADNAGAIGLYESLGFRIRREVHVLAIAR, encoded by the coding sequence ATGACCGACCACCCCCTCGACCGCCCGGTCTGGTCGATGCTCACCGGCCGGCAGGCGCATCTCGCCGAGGGCGGCTTACCGGCGTTCCGCGTCGACCGCGGCTATGGCGTGTTCGGGGTCGCGGCCGACACCGGCGCCGAGGCACAGGCGGCGCTTGCCGCGCTGATCCCCGCCGACGGCGAACTGTGGATCGTCGAGGGCGAGCCCTGGCCGATCCCGCCCGGCGCTCGCGAAATAAAACGTGCGATACTCGCTCAGATGGTCGCCGAGGGCCCGCCGCCCGCCCCGCGCGAAGGCGAGCCCGGCATGATCGCGCTCGGCGACGCCGACGCCGCCGAAATGGCCGCGCTCGCCGACCATGCCAAGCCGGGGCCTTGGGGTCCAAAGACGCATCTTTACGGCCCCTTCTTCGGCATTCGCGAAGAGGGCCGCCTGCTCGCGATGGCGGGACAACGCATGCTGATGCCGGGCATGGCCGAGGTCAGCGGGGTCGCGACCTGGGAGGATTGCCGCGGGCGCGGGCTCGCGCGTGCGCTGATCGGGCATGTCATGCGCGAAATGGTGGCGCGCGGCGAAACGCCGTTCCTGCACAGCTATGCCGACAATGCCGGCGCGATCGGCCTCTACGAATCGCTCGGCTTCCGTATCCGGCGCGAAGTGCATGTGCTGGCGATCGCGCGATGA